The proteins below are encoded in one region of Drosophila santomea strain STO CAGO 1482 chromosome 3R, Prin_Dsan_1.1, whole genome shotgun sequence:
- the LOC120452110 gene encoding probable salivary secreted peptide isoform X2 → MPHSINSIFVAIAIVAAVNVVFAGHDGTTTFGVLKPGAKLIHKEEIVEAKKFLRVVTRKVHFKPQPYKLSAIVITDHSESKGGTASLLEGGPPGKFAVIGFRSDRNHGLNFTLEIYSAAF, encoded by the exons ATGCCGCATTCTATTAATAGCATTTTTGtggcaattgcaattgtgGCAGCGGTAAATGTGGTATTTGCTGGCCACGATGGCACTACCACCTTTGGGGTATTGAAACCAGGTGCCAAATTAATACACAAGGAGGAAATTGTGGaggccaaaaagtttttgcgcGTCGTCACAAGAAAAGTTCACTTTAAGCCTCAG CCCTACAAATTGAGCGCAATTGTGATCACCGATCACAGTGAATCGAAAGGAGGAACAGCTTCGCTGCTCGAAGGAGGACCACCTGGCAAGTTTGCCGTGATTGGTTTCAGATCCGATCGAAATCACGGTCTGAATTTCACACTGGAGATATACAGCGCTGCATTTTGA
- the LOC120452110 gene encoding probable salivary secreted peptide isoform X1, with protein sequence MPHSINSIFVAIAIVAAVNVVFAGHDGTTTFGVLKPGAKLIHKEEIVEAKKFLRVVTRKVHFKPQQPYKLSAIVITDHSESKGGTASLLEGGPPGKFAVIGFRSDRNHGLNFTLEIYSAAF encoded by the exons ATGCCGCATTCTATTAATAGCATTTTTGtggcaattgcaattgtgGCAGCGGTAAATGTGGTATTTGCTGGCCACGATGGCACTACCACCTTTGGGGTATTGAAACCAGGTGCCAAATTAATACACAAGGAGGAAATTGTGGaggccaaaaagtttttgcgcGTCGTCACAAGAAAAGTTCACTTTAAGCCTCAG CAGCCCTACAAATTGAGCGCAATTGTGATCACCGATCACAGTGAATCGAAAGGAGGAACAGCTTCGCTGCTCGAAGGAGGACCACCTGGCAAGTTTGCCGTGATTGGTTTCAGATCCGATCGAAATCACGGTCTGAATTTCACACTGGAGATATACAGCGCTGCATTTTGA
- the LOC120454660 gene encoding uncharacterized protein LOC120454660, producing the protein MHATFISALGTVYLLYVFLFQVHLTAQATVSPSVYDPSKVDSTPEIGCGKGAVSTPKRPIKFTIQGKPTSTRKNSTNTKTTKCDHKNVYYNYLNGYQY; encoded by the exons ATGCACGCGACTTTCATCTCGGCTCTTGGGACAGTATATCTGCTCTACGTGTTCCTGTTCCAGGTACACCTCACGGCACAAGCCACCGTGAGTCCTTCGGTGTACGATCCTTCGAAGGTTGACAGCACCCCGGAAATAGGGTGCGGAAAGGGTGCTGTAAGTACTCCAAAACGgccaataaaatttacaattCAAGGAAAACCGACCAGCACCAGAAAGAATtcaacaaatacaaaaaccacaaaatgcgaccacaaaaatgtttactaCAACTATTTAAACG GCTACCAGTACTGA
- the LOC120454658 gene encoding uncharacterized protein LOC120454658 gives MLLSKSHSLPSGVTMITRIAFCILPVLIIWSLVAIEGLPSTEDSRKNLLRQDDLLINCCRSLRITDPSNNCMSCEDQFKAMDPVTEDSGDVPKTPLGVPCSLTHRGCIGKQIA, from the exons ATGCTCTTATCAAAAT CACACAGTCTGCCTTCTGGAGTCACCATGATCACTCGCATCGCGTTTTGTATTCTCCCTGTCTTGATCATTTGGAGTCTGGTGGCGATTGAGGGACTGCCGAGCACAGAGGATTCCCGGAAGAACCTGCTCCGCCAGGACGACCTGTTGATCAACTGCTGTCGCAGCCTCAGGATAACTGATCCCAGCAACAATTGCATGTCCTGTGAGGACCAATTTAAGGCCATGGATCCAGTCACCGAGGACTCGGGCGATGTGCCCAAAACCCCACTGGGAGTTCCGTGTTCTCTCACTCATAGAGGATGCATTGGAAAACAAATTGCTTAG
- the LOC120454657 gene encoding fatty-acid amide hydrolase 2 — MSFWSHVLSALLALVHILSDRLLELVLGWYLGEHKRVAGPPSLEQQSLITKSAVELAQQIRERRLRSYDIVKAYCERIESVNRDLNAVVDGPFPEALDQAREIDRKLDEKEYSDEKLRRLPFLGVPFSTKDSTAVAGKLHTLGLLSRKSERSTTDAECVRLMRESGAIIIATSNVPEVNKWIESRNMLIGCTNNPYDLRRSVGGSSGGEAALIAACCTGFGLGTDIGGSIRIPAFNCGIFGHKPTSGAVNMAGCTFRTGKEKETMVCAGPMSRSARDLLPMMRVLVESSLKSQLRLDEKVDLKRLRYFYVPSNGMAQCNPISRETERVMYKIRKHFEGVSGKDVRHADLPHTKLTGKMWRYWMTQEPANFNLLLGNGAELNPFMELFKKILGQSDYSMAAIYGLIDSVLPKEKEKLMREATAKCRKSVQELLGDDGVLFFHSSPRTAPFHYYPLIKFNDFAYFSLFNVLHLPATQVPMGLDSKGMPLGIQVVANPNNDRLCLAVAEELERTFGGWVPPFPLKN, encoded by the coding sequence ATGTCATTTTGGAGCCACGTACTGTCTGCCCTGCTGGCACTGGTCCACATCCTGAGCGATCGCCTGCTGGAGCTCGTGCTGGGCTGGTATCTGGGCGAGCACAAACGGGTGGCGGGTCCACCAAGTTTGGAACAGCAGTCGTTGATTACGAAGAGCGCCGTGGAGTTGGCGCAACAGATACGGGAACGCAGGCTGCGCAGTTACGACATAGTCAAGGCCTACTGTGAGCGGATCGAGAGCGTTAATCGGGATCTGAATGCGGTGGTCGACGGTCCATTTCCGGAGGCCTTGGACCAGGCACGCGAAATCGATCGCAAGCTGGACGAGAAGGAGTACAGCGATGAGAAGCTCCGCCGTCTGCCCTTCCTGGGCGTGCCCTTCTCCACCAAGGATAGCACCGCTGTTGCTGGCAAGCTACACACTTTGGGCCTGCTGAGCCGGAAATCGGAACGTTCGACCACGGATGCGGAATGCGTGCGCCTGATGCGGGAAAGTGGCGCCATCATCATTGCCACCAGCAATGTGCCGGAGGTCAACAAGTGGATTGAGTCGAGGAACATGCTAATTGGCTGCACCAACAATCCCTACGATCTGCGGCGTTCCGTGGGCGGTTCATCGGGTGGTGAGGCCGCACTGATCGCCGCCTGCTGTACGGGCTTCGGTTTGGGCACAGACATTGGCGGTTCCATACGCATACCGGCCTTCAATTGCGGCATCTTCGGGCACAAACCAACTTCCGGTGCGGTCAACATGGCCGGTTGCACGTTCAGAACCGGCAAGGAAAAGGAAACAATGGTGTGTGCCGGCCCAATGAGTCGTTCTGCGCGGGATCTACTGCCCATGATGCGGGTTTTGGTGGAGTCATCGCTGAAATCCCAGCTGAGACTGGATGAGAAGGTGGATCTGAAGCGACTGCGCTACTTCTATGTGCCCTCCAATGGCATGGCTCAGTGCAATCCCATCAGCCGGGAAACCGAACGAGTTATGTACAAGATACGCAAACATTTCGAGGGCGTGAGCGGAAAGGACGTGCGACACGCCGACCTACCCCATACCAAGCTGACCGGCAAGATGTGGCGCTATTGGATGACCCAGGAGCCGGCCAACTTTAATCTGTTGCTGGGCAACGGCGCCGAACTCAATCCATTCATGGAGCTCTTCAAGAAGATACTGGGACAAAGTGACTACAGCATGGCGGCCATTTATGGCCTGATTGACAGTGTGCTGCCCAAGGAAAAGGAGAAGCTGATGAGGGAAGCCACGGCCAAGTGCCGGAAGTCTGTCCAGGAGCTGCTCGGCGACGATGGTGTGCTGTTTTTTCACAGTTCCCCGCGGACAGCGCCATTCCATTACTATCCGCTGATCAAGTTCAATGATTTCGCGTACTTCAGCCTCTTCAATGTGCTCCACTTGCCGGCCACGCAGGTGCCCATGGGTCTGGACTCCAAGGGCATGCCGCTGGGCATCCAAGTGGTGGCCAATCCAAACAACGATCGCCTTTGCCTGGCGGTCGCCGAGGAACTGGAGCGCACTTTTGGCGGCTGGGTGCCTCCATTTCCGCTAAAGAACTAG
- the LOC120454655 gene encoding dihydroxyacetone phosphate acyltransferase, translating into MDRNPVRRSANGAVAGAGESSEQEEQTTSSAAEYMRNFKNIIAPGNEASMTREFNPQVAYEFEKYLNPQKLKQHVLKSEKLRSILEHYAKESGTPLKQMERQARAIIDEIGLDRNMAIIRWCGIAITAIGKRICDGFYVNSASMANVRKDMGKCPVLYLPSHRSYMDFILMSYICYYYDIEIPGIAAGMDFHSMFGMGTMLRKTGAFFMRRSFSNDELYWDIFREYMYALVANYHIGVEFFIEGTRSRNFKALVPKIGLLSMALLPYFTGEVPDVMIVPVSVAYERVLEEQLFVYELLGVPKPKESTKGFFKALKIIDERFGKMFLDFGEPISVKEFFGHDSAQRMQRAGVGGHLQKLNRQEVELVKQLANEIIYQQQRRIVISTFNLLSLYYASQLYAQKSVTLDELSRGVLHLKRIFEQLGAHVSTTPSSIKADVIDAVEIHSNILYFAAGRLQFTPMAAKQLAEQIDVKRLKAHALCPQTMAVAVPMLALQLYINPCMFWLARPAYLLLAALKEQRKQERQSTDISYDASLGALHAHVSTMDALFQHEFIIESNREAAEFETHLQLLLDERVVEVESSGRIKVQDNECSHVILAALAPFLCLYYQLVVTLRKIPLELEFSNKDLLVRVQQHVEQLLQQPGASASHVHPYCLALDNLNIAIYALIQRGYLAKCRESGQMKIASNPGKCLRELENQLLEYCQLMPFAQYSTAANQQAQFHIAKL; encoded by the exons ATGGACAGGAATCCAGTGAGGCGGTCGGCAAACGGCGCCGTAGCAGGTGCAGGTGAATCCAGTGAACAGGAGGAGCAGACGACGTCCAGTGCCGCCGAGTACATGAGGAACTTCAAGAACATCATAGCGCCGGGAAATGAGGCATCCATGACCAGGGAGTTCAATCCGCAGGTGGCATACGAATTCGAAAAGTATCTCAATCCGCAGAAGCTCAAGCAGCACGTCCTCAAGAGCGAGAAACTGCGCTCCATACTGGAGCACTATGCCAAGGAGTCGGGCACGCCGTTGAAGCAGATGGAGCGACAGGCCAGGGCGATCATCGATGAAATTGGTTTGGACCGGAATATGGCCATCATCCGGTGGTGCGGCATAGCCATCACGGCGATCGGCAAGCGCATCTGCGATGGATTCTATGTCAACTCGGCCAGCATGGCCAATGTGCGCAAGGATATGGGCAAGTGCCCGGTGCTCTACCTGCCAAGTCATCGCAGCTACATGGACTTTATCCTGATGTCCTACATCTGCTACTACTACGACATCGAGATACCAGGCATAGCAGCCGGCATGG atttcCACTCCATGTTTGGCATGGGCACCATGTTGAGGAAAACGGGAGCCTTCTTCATGCGCCGCAGCTTCTCGAACGATGAGCTGTACTGGGACATATTCCGGGAGTACATGTACGCACTGGTGGCTAACTACCACATCGGCGTGGAGTTCTTCATCGAGGGCACGCGCTCCAGGAACTTCAAAGCCCTAGTGCCCAAAATTGGACTGCTATCGATGGCTCTGTTGCCCTACTTCACCGGCGAGGTTCCGGATGTGATGATTGTGCCAGTGAGTGTGGCCTATGAGCGTGTCCTGGAGGAGCAGCTCTTCGTCTATGAGCTGCTGGGCGTGCCCAAGCCCAAGGAGTCCACAAAGGGCTTTttcaaggccctcaaaatcATCGACGAGCGATTCGGCAAGATGTTCCTCGACTTCGGTGAGCCCATCTCCGTCAAGGAGTTCTTCGGACACGACAGTGCGCAGCGAATGCAGCGGGCAGGCGTGGGCGGTCACCTGCAGAAGCTGAACCGCCAGGAGGTGGAActagtcaagcagctggcCAATGAGATCatctaccagcagcagcgacgcATTGTCATCTCCACGTTCAACCTGCTCAGCCTCTACTACGCCAGTCAATTGTATGCCCAAAAGAGTGTTACCCTCGACGAGCTATCACGCGGTGTTCTGCATCTAAAGCGCATCTTCGAGCAGCTGGGCGCCCATGTCAGCACGACTCCCAGCAGCATTAAAGCGGATGTGATCGATGCTGTGGAGATACACTcgaatattttatatttcgcGGCGGGGCGATTGCAGTTTACGCCAATGGCAGCCAAGCAATTGGCGGAACAGATCGATGTTAAGCGCCTGAAAGCACATGCCCTGTGTCCACAAACCATGGCGGTGGCTGTGCCCATGCTGGCACTGCAGCTCTACATCAATCCCTGCATGTTCTGGCTGGCCAGACCCGCCTACCTGCTGCTGGCGGCGCTCAAGGAGCAGAGGAAACAGGAGAGGCAATCGACGGACATCTCATACGATGCCAGCTTAGGTGCCCTGCATGCGCACGTGTCCACCATGGACGCACTTTTCCAGCACGAGTTCATCATTGAATCGAATCGCGAGGCAGCCGAGTTTGAGACGcatctgcagctgctcctggaCGAACGGGTTGTGGAGGTGGAGAGCAGTGGCCGAATCAAGGTGCAGGACAATGAATGCTCCCACGTCATTCTGGCCGCCCTGGCGCCATTCCTGTGCCTCTACTACCAGCTGGTGGTCACGTTAAGAAAG ATCCCTTTGGAGCTGGAGTTCAGCAACAAGGATCTGCTGGTGCGCGTGCAGCAGCATGTGGAGCAGCTCCTGCAGCAACCCGGCGCTTCTGCATCTCATGTGCACCCGTATTGCCTGGCCCTGGACAATCTGAACATTGCTATCTATGCTCTGATCCAGCGGGGCTACCTGGCGAAGTGTAGAGAATCGGGACAAATGAAGATCGCATCCAATCCAGGAAAGTGCCTGCGAGAACTGGAAAATCAGCTTCTGGAGTACTGTCAACTAATGCCATTTGCTCAATACTCGACGGCGGCCAATCAGCAGGCCCAGTTCCACATAGCCAAGTTATAA
- the LOC120454656 gene encoding putative GTP-binding protein 6, protein MSALRLFSRLASTRILQIRPIVEMPARCKYTQHQGVKGIRNRKSFFEAQIQAGQRSEEDEDADLERTASSDLADMRFLDDRAYDEVAGGAMRITRDIASSQQVLILQPYVKWAAKRQNTPVDVRPEDQLAEASALIHSLPNWQVARALKVPLESLEKKTLFGSGKLVELKELVAELRQERQLTCLFVSKGTLSFAQKRFLEAEFRLPVMDRYSVVIQILRLHATSAEAKLQVAMAELPYIWAQAKDASVTQTRRQGYALTDLQKEILRTRERKLRAELDRVRRQRQLLRQKRKQQNYPIVAVVGYTNAGKTSLIKALTVEDALQPRNQLFATLDVTAHAGCLPCNLEVIYMDTVGFMSDLPTGLFECFVATLEDAMLADVIVHVQDLSHPCHAAQRSHVEATLRSLAFNVAGGDSTTSQLPPIINVCNKCDLVSLEDTSSADPVHQISARAQTGLEPLLVDIEQQILSATGRRKLQMRVPSGGPEMAWLYKNAAVVETTADAENPERLMMHVVISQRTLDQFKRQFCR, encoded by the exons ATGTCTGCTCTTCGACTATTTTCCCGATTGGCCAGCACCAGGATTCTGCAAATACGTCCGATTGTGGAGATGCCCGCACGCTGCAAGTACACCCAACATCAAGGAGTTAAGGGCATCCGCAACAGGAAGAGCTTCTTCGAGGCCCAAATACAGGCAGGTCAAAGAAGtgaggaggatgaggatgctGACTTGGAGCGGACAGCCAGTAGCGATCTGGCGGATATGCGGTTCTTAGATGATCG GGCCTACGACGAGGTGGCTGGAGGAGCTATGAGAATCACCCGTGACATAGCCAGCTCCCAGCAAGTGCTCATCCTTCAACCTTACGTAAAATGGGCAGCAAAACGGCAGAACACACCCGTCGATGTCCGGCCAGAGGATCAACTTGCGGAGGCCTCTGCTCTGATCCACTCCCTGCCCAACTGGCAGGTGGCCAGGGCTCTTAAGGTTCCCCTGGAAAGCCTCGAAAAGAAGACCCTCTTTGGCAGCGGAAAACTGGTGGAACTCAAAGAACTGGTCGCTGAACTGCGACAGGAACGGCAGCTAACTTGCCTGTTCGTCAGCAAGGGAACACTATCGTTCGCCCAAAAACGATTCCTGGAGGCGGAGTTTCGGTTGCCAGTAATGGATCGCTATTCCGTTGTTATACAGATACTAAGACTGCATGCCACCAGCGCTGAAGCCAAACTACAG GTAGCCATGGCTGAGCTGCCTTACATTTGGGCGCAGGCTAAGGATGCCAGTGTGACGCAGACGCGTCGACAAGGATACGCCTTGACCGATCTGCAAAAGGAGATTCTGCGCACCAGGGAGCGAAAATTGCGAGCGGAACTGGATCGTGTCCGGCGGCAGAGGCAGTTGCTACGGCAGAAACGAAAGCAGCAAAATTATCCCATTGTTGCCGTGGTGGGCTACACAAATGCTGGCAAGACCTCCTTGATTAAGGCCCTCACAGTCGAGGATGCACTGCAGCCCAGGAATCAGTTGTTCGCCACCCTTGATGTAACTGCTCATGCCGGTTGTTTACCATGCAATCTGGAAGTGATCTACATGGACACGGTTGGCTTTATGTCCGATTTGCCAACGGGTCTGTTCGAGTGCTTTGTGGCCACTTTAGAGGACGCCATGCTGGCG GACGTAATAGTGCACGTCCAGGACCTTTCACACCCGTGTCACGCTGCTCAGCGCAGCCATGTGGAGGCCACGCTTCGTTCCCTGGCTTTCAACGTGGCTGGCGGAGATTCCACGACCAGCCAGTTGCCGCCGATCATTAATGTGTGCAACAAATGCGATCTTGTTTCCCTAGAGGATACGTCTTCTGCAGACCCAGTGCATCAAATATCAGCTAGAGCACAGACTGGATTGGAACCGCTGCTGGTTGACATCGAGCAGCAGATATTGAGCGCCACCGGGCGAAGAAAACTTCAGATGCGAGTGCCCAGCGGCGGACCAGAAATGGCCTGGCTCTATAAAAACGCAGCCGTGGTGGAAACGACAGCGGATGCGGAGAATCCCGAACGCCTCATGATGCACGTGGTCATCAGCCAACGCACACTGGATCAGTTCAAGCGACAGTTCTGCCGCTGA
- the LOC120454659 gene encoding uncharacterized protein LOC120454659, which yields MNDIKRLKDQQREKHPGFDGYMDCMTRSLFTGLATFCLSFSGTYFAQKIVQSRIRYPSKYNILISSLVATAVSYQTTSTRTKACQAAFMAFEDKHSVLKEETF from the exons ATGAACGATATTAAGCGATTGAAGGATCAGCAGCGCGAGAAGCATCCCGGATTCGATGGTTACATGGACTGCATGACCCGTTCCCTTTTCACAGGGCTCGCCACATTTTGTTTAA GTTTTTCCGGCACCTATTTCGCCCAGAAGATCGTGCAGTCCCGAATTCGCTACCCGAGCAAGTACAACATTCTCATCTCCTCACTGGTGGCCACCGCGGTGTCCTACCAAACCACATCAACTCGCACCAAAGCCTGCCAAGCGGCGTTTATGGCCTTTGAGGACAAGCATTCCGTGCTCAAAGAGGAAACCTTTTAA